From Corvus cornix cornix isolate S_Up_H32 chromosome 17, ASM73873v5, whole genome shotgun sequence, the proteins below share one genomic window:
- the LRRC8A gene encoding volume-regulated anion channel subunit LRRC8A, which translates to MIPVTELRYFADTQPAYRILKPWWDVFTDYISIVMLMIAVFGGTLQVTQDKMICLPCKWVTKDSCNDSVRGWTAAAPERTYYNTSLVPSADSGPTGIRYDLDRHQYNYVDAVCYENRLHWFAKYFPYLVLLHTLIFLACSNFWFKFPRTSSKLEHFVSILLKCFDSPWTTRALSETVVEESDTKPAFGKMNGSMDKKSSTVSEDVEATVPMLQRTKSRIEQGIVDRSETGVLDKKEGEQAKALFEKVKKFRTHVEEGDIVYRLYMRQTIIKVIKFILIICYTVYYVNNITFDVDCKVDIESLTGYRMYRCAHPLATLFKILASFYISLVIFYGLICMYTLWWMLRRSLKKYSFESIREESSYSDIPDVKNDFAFMLHLIDQYDPLYSKRFAVFLSEVSENKLRQLNLNNEWTLEKLRQRITKNSQDKLELHLFMLSGIPDTVFDLIELEVLKLELIPDVTIPPSIAQLTSLKELWLYHTAAKIEAPALAFLRENLKSLHIKFTDIKEIPLWIYSLKTLEELHLTGNLSAENNRYIVIDGLRELKRLKVLRMKSNLTKLPQVVTDVGVHLQKLSINNEGTKLIVLNSLKKMVNLTELELIRCDLERIPHSIFSLHNLQEIDLKDNNLKTIEEIISFQHLHRLTCLKLWYNHIAYIPMQIGNLTNLERLYLNRNKIEKIPTQLFYCRKLRYLDLSHNNLTFIPPDVGLLQNLQNLAVTANRIESLPPELFQCRKLRTLNLGNNVLQSLPSRVGELTNLSQIELRGNRLECLPVELGECPLLKRSGLVVEEDLFNTLPLEVKERLWRADKEQA; encoded by the exons ATGATTCCAGTCACTGAGCTGCGCTACTTTGCTGATACTCAGCCAGCCTATCGCATCCTGAAGCCGTGGTGGGACGTCTTCACGGATTACATTTCCATAGTGATGCTGATGATCGCCGTGTTCGGAGGAACGCTTCAGGTCACCCAGGACAAAATGATTTGTTTGCCCTGTAAATGGGTTACCAAAGACTCTTGCAATGACTCTGTCAGGGGATGGACAGCGGCAGCCCCGGAGCGTACCTACTACAACACTAGTCTTGTTCCCTCTGCTGATTCCGGGCCTACAGGGATCCGATATGATCTGGACCGGCACCAGTACAACTATGTGGATGCGGTGTGTTACGAGAACCGTCTTCACTGGTTTGCCAAGTATTTTCCTTATCTAGTGCTGCTACATACCCTCATATTTCTGGCTTGTAGCAACTTCTGGTTCAAGTTCCCAAGGACCAGCTCCAAGCTAGAGCATTTTGTGTCTATTTTGCTCAAGTGTTTTGACTCTCCATGGACAACGAGAGCGTTGTCTGAGACAGTGGTGGAAGAGAGTGATACCAAACCAGCATTTGGAAAAATGAATGGCTCCATGGACAAGAAATCCTCCACGGTCAGTGAGGATGTGGAAGCCACTGTTCCCATGCTGCAGAGAACAAAGTCTCGAATTGAGCAAGGGATTGTGGACAGGTCTGAGACTGGTGTCTTGGACAAAAAGGAAGGTGAGCAGGCCAAAGCACTCTTTGAGAAAGTGAAAAAGTTTCGTACTCATGTGGAAGAGGGAGACATAGTTTATCGCCTGTACATGAGACAGACCATAATCAAAGTAATCAAGTTCATTCTCATCATATGCTATACTGTGTACTATGTCAACAACATAACATTTGATGTGGACTGTAAAGTGGACATTGAGAGCTTGACTGGCTACAGAATGTACCGCTGTGCTCATCCTTTGGCCACTCTCTTCAAAATCTTGGCGTCTTTCTACATCAGTCTGGTGATTTTCTATGGTTTGATCTGCATGTACACGCTGTGGTGGATGTTGAGGCGGTCACTCAAGAAATACTCCTTTGAGTCCATCCGGGAGGAGAGCAGTTACAGTGACATTCCTGATGTGAAAAATGACTTTGCTTTTATGCTCCATCTGATCGATCAGTACGACCCCCTCTACTCCAAGCGCTTTGCTGTCTTTCTGTCAGAGGTGAGTGAGAACAAATTGCGGCAGCTGAACCTCAACAATGAGTGGACTTTGGAGAAACTACGCCAGAGGATCACCAAAAACTCTCAGGATAAGCTGGAATTGCATCTTTTCATGCTGAGTGGCATTCCTGACACAGTATTTGACCTCATTGAATTGGAGGTCTTGAAGCTGGAGCTTATCCCTGATGTCACTATTCCCCCCAGCATTGCCCAGCTCACCAGCCTTAAGGAACTGTGGCTCTACCACACAGCTGCCAAAATTGAGGCTCCAGCCCTTGCCTTTTTGAGGGAGAATTTGAAATCTCTCCACATCAAGTTCACAGACATTAAGGAGATTCCTCTTTGGATTTATAGCCTGAAGACACTAGAGGAGCTTCACCTGACAGGGAATTTGAGCGCTGAAAATAACCGGTACATTGTGATAGATGGACTGAGGGAGCTGAAGAGGCTGAAGGTGTTGAGGATGAAGAGTAACCTCACCAAGCTGCCACAGGTGGTGACAGATGTTGGTGTGCATCTTCAGAAGCTTTCCATCAACAATGAGGGCACCAAGCTCATTGTCCTCAACAGCCTTAAGAAGATGGTCAACCTGACAGAGCTTGAGCTGATCCGGTGTGACTTGGAACGCATTCCTCACTCAATCTTTAGCCTCCACAATCTGCAGGAAATAGACCTGAAGGACAACAACCTAAAGACCATTGAGGAAATCATCAGCTTCCAGCACCTACATCGTCTCACTTGCCTTAAATTGTGGTACAACCACATTGCCTACATCCCCATGCAGATAGGCAACCTGACCAACTTAGAACGCCTTTACCTGAACCGTAACAAGATAGAAAAGATCCCTACCCAGCTCTTCTATTGCCGAAAACTTCGGTACTTGGATCTCAGCCACAACAACTTAACTTTCATACCACCAGATGTTGGACTTCTTCAAAACCTGCAGAATCTGGCTGTGACAGCCAACAGG attgaaAGTCTCCCACCAGAGCTGTTCCAATGCAGGAAGCTGAGAACCTTGAACCTGGGAAACAACGTGCTGCAGTCACTGCCCTCCCGGGTGGGAGAGCTGACGAATCTCTCACAGATCGAGCTTCGAGGGAACCGCCTGGAGTGCctgcctgtggagctgggagagtGCCCGCTGCTGAAACGCAGTGGGCTCGTGGTGGAGGAGGACCTGTTCAACACCCTGCCCTTGGAAGTCAAAGAGCGCCTGTGGAGGGCAGACAAAGAGCAAGCTTGA